Proteins encoded by one window of Legionella donaldsonii:
- a CDS encoding GNAT family N-acetyltransferase: MTLKLSFLENPNPDDVQILTNGVKEYAKQQRGFESLDFFACFIRDADNSIIGGCSGGTLYGGLHVDNLWVGESIRHQGWGTKLLQAALRYGNEKGCAFATVNTMDWEAIEFYKKLRFELEFERHGFQKNSIFYFLRKEFQAKREIGLLNGDSVSSLSQKPKLPVSESVVREEVVSKNNAPYFKWGQGSDGWWLKNDGQFSVIYETMPAGSCEVKHYHQETEQFFYCLQGQLVIEFENDEQVLQEQEGINIKAGAIHKVKNSSGNLVSFLVISSPNLIGDRVNLES; the protein is encoded by the coding sequence ATGACTTTAAAATTATCGTTTTTAGAAAATCCAAACCCTGATGATGTTCAAATATTAACGAATGGGGTTAAGGAGTACGCCAAACAACAAAGAGGATTCGAATCCTTAGATTTCTTTGCATGCTTTATTCGCGATGCAGATAATAGCATTATTGGTGGTTGTAGTGGTGGAACCCTCTATGGAGGTCTTCATGTTGATAATCTTTGGGTGGGTGAGTCCATCAGACATCAAGGATGGGGAACGAAGCTCCTGCAAGCGGCATTGAGGTATGGTAATGAAAAAGGTTGTGCTTTTGCAACAGTTAATACTATGGATTGGGAAGCAATAGAATTTTATAAAAAATTAAGATTTGAACTTGAGTTTGAACGGCATGGGTTTCAGAAAAACTCTATATTCTATTTTTTGCGGAAAGAATTTCAGGCAAAAAGAGAAATCGGACTCTTAAATGGTGATTCAGTCTCGAGCTTAAGTCAAAAACCAAAACTGCCTGTATCAGAATCTGTGGTTAGAGAAGAGGTTGTTTCAAAAAACAATGCGCCTTATTTTAAGTGGGGACAAGGTTCTGATGGATGGTGGTTAAAAAATGATGGTCAGTTTAGTGTTATTTATGAAACGATGCCTGCAGGAAGTTGCGAGGTAAAGCATTATCATCAGGAAACAGAACAATTTTTTTATTGTTTGCAAGGGCAATTGGTTATTGAGTTTGAAAATGATGAACAAGTGTTACAGGAACAGGAAGGAATAAATATTAAAGCAGGGGCAATCCATAAAGTGAAAAACAGTTCCGGAAATTTGGTTTCTTTTTTGGTGATTTCATCTCCTAATCTAATCGGGGATAGAGTCAATCTGGAGTCATAA
- a CDS encoding alanyl-tRNA editing protein: MQKIFWDNPYQRQLMTKVVSVNENRLLFAETIGFSFSGGQESDTVRVNGLMVTHSEIEDDLIYYTLPSEHGLSEGDVVFMEIDFVRRYKLMRLHFAAELILELVQRMFPIEKIGAHIAEHKARIDFNYQHNISDIFDTLLLEYNQIIAKDMPIRTGFSDEKSQRRYWEIEGFSKVSCGGTHVKSTAEVGYITLKRANVGKGKERIEIYLVQ, encoded by the coding sequence ATGCAAAAAATATTTTGGGATAATCCCTATCAACGCCAATTAATGACTAAAGTAGTGTCAGTGAATGAGAATCGACTACTTTTTGCAGAGACTATTGGTTTTTCGTTTTCCGGTGGTCAAGAAAGTGATACAGTTCGCGTGAATGGCCTGATGGTCACTCATTCTGAAATAGAAGATGACTTGATTTATTATACATTACCTTCGGAGCATGGGCTTTCTGAGGGCGATGTTGTCTTTATGGAAATTGACTTCGTTCGTCGCTACAAATTGATGCGTCTTCATTTTGCTGCTGAATTAATCTTGGAACTTGTCCAAAGAATGTTTCCTATTGAAAAAATAGGTGCTCATATTGCTGAGCATAAGGCTAGAATCGATTTTAACTATCAGCACAATATCTCGGATATCTTTGACACTCTCTTGCTTGAATACAATCAAATTATTGCAAAAGATATGCCTATACGCACTGGGTTTTCTGATGAGAAGAGTCAAAGACGTTATTGGGAAATCGAAGGATTCTCTAAGGTTTCTTGTGGTGGAACACATGTAAAATCAACCGCGGAAGTGGGCTATATTACGTTAAAAAGGGCGAATGTGGGTAAAGGTAAAGAGCGAATTGAAATTTATCTGGTACAATAA
- a CDS encoding cupin, with protein MSTQEIPKEYQHISPAGAEVRLLMNNHLGGMAHCTLKVGTISKAVRHKTVSEFWHILSGEGAIWRKLNDEESITPLSAEVSIDIPLGTHFQYRSDAADLVFICVTMPPWSGSDEASYIEHGAWPPTVE; from the coding sequence ATGAGTACACAAGAAATACCCAAAGAGTATCAACATATCTCTCCAGCAGGTGCTGAAGTTCGATTGCTGATGAATAATCATTTAGGTGGAATGGCTCACTGTACTTTAAAGGTGGGAACAATTTCCAAAGCAGTTCGTCATAAAACTGTATCTGAATTTTGGCATATCCTTTCTGGGGAAGGAGCTATTTGGCGTAAGTTGAACGATGAAGAGAGCATTACTCCTTTATCTGCTGAAGTCAGCATCGATATTCCCTTGGGAACACATTTTCAATATCGAAGTGATGCAGCAGATTTGGTGTTTATTTGCGTTACTATGCCACCTTGGTCAGGCAGTGATGAGGCAAGTTATATAGAGCATGGTGCCTGGCCTCCTACAGTGGAATAA
- a CDS encoding DUF4440 domain-containing protein, with protein sequence MKQEHQLIYELEISLLRSEMRKSIAQLKLLIADEFIEYGASGSIYNKNDLLDSLPEEESRSYIVNDFSVLEVSPEVMLTTYKVTVDSKSSLRSSLWQYKHNRWQMVFHQGTPCQEE encoded by the coding sequence ATGAAACAAGAACACCAACTGATTTATGAGCTAGAAATTTCTCTTTTAAGGTCGGAAATGAGAAAATCTATTGCGCAACTGAAACTATTGATTGCTGATGAGTTTATCGAGTATGGGGCCTCTGGTTCAATTTACAATAAGAACGACCTACTTGATTCTCTTCCAGAAGAAGAGTCACGAAGCTATATAGTTAATGATTTTTCAGTATTGGAGGTGTCGCCCGAAGTCATGTTGACAACTTATAAGGTTACTGTTGACTCAAAAAGCTCTTTGCGTTCTTCGCTCTGGCAATACAAACACAATCGTTGGCAAATGGTTTTTCATCAAGGCACGCCTTGCCAAGAGGAATAA
- a CDS encoding S66 peptidase family protein, which produces MNILCPTPLQKGDTVGIISPSSPIMEQDIEAGVHLLKSHGFKVKYAKHMLASERFLAGKDSDRANDVMDFFKDSEVKAIIATRGGQGSQRLLPFLDYELIQRNPKQLYGFSDTTALQLGLFKNSGLVSYTGFTLTIHLSNQVKKTLLSSLLGQEYMISKGIKVHAGVSRGPLLGGNLTLMTNLMGTPYLPSFKESILLVEDVGVEPYNIDGMLSQLDLAGIFDEVSGVIFGTFEHCKSKKSNQYDGTVEDVINEWASKIKVPCIKEFPYGHGKQNCILPIGKVVTLDADNTCVTIQI; this is translated from the coding sequence ATGAATATTCTATGTCCAACACCACTGCAAAAAGGAGACACCGTCGGGATTATCTCACCGTCGAGCCCTATTATGGAACAGGATATAGAAGCGGGAGTGCATTTATTAAAGTCGCATGGATTTAAGGTAAAGTATGCAAAGCATATGCTTGCATCAGAACGATTTTTAGCGGGAAAAGACAGTGATCGTGCAAATGATGTGATGGATTTCTTTAAAGATTCTGAAGTGAAAGCAATTATTGCAACCCGAGGCGGACAAGGTTCACAACGTCTTTTACCTTTTTTGGACTATGAATTAATTCAGAGAAATCCAAAACAATTATACGGGTTTAGTGATACCACCGCGTTGCAATTAGGCCTATTTAAAAACAGTGGCTTAGTAAGTTATACAGGATTTACTTTGACTATTCATTTGAGTAACCAGGTTAAAAAAACATTACTTTCCTCTTTATTAGGCCAAGAGTACATGATTTCCAAAGGAATAAAGGTTCATGCAGGTGTTAGTCGAGGTCCTTTACTTGGTGGAAATTTAACTCTGATGACTAATTTAATGGGCACACCTTATCTACCTAGTTTTAAAGAAAGTATTTTGTTAGTAGAAGACGTTGGTGTCGAGCCCTATAATATTGATGGCATGCTCTCCCAACTAGATTTAGCAGGAATTTTTGATGAAGTTTCTGGCGTTATTTTTGGTACATTTGAACACTGTAAAAGTAAGAAATCGAATCAGTACGATGGTACGGTAGAAGATGTAATCAATGAATGGGCTTCAAAAATAAAAGTACCTTGCATTAAAGAGTTTCCCTATGGGCACGGTAAGCAAAATTGCATTCTTCCAATTGGCAAAGTAGTTACTTTAGATGCAGATAATACTTGCGTTACAATTCAAATTTAA
- a CDS encoding cupin domain-containing protein: MLDTTIIENNWRSRGFSFELWEDHPGQIWKDFRHETDELFMLLEGEVILTVGNKTLKPAIGEEVLIPAGVDHTVQTSSTTGSRWYYGYNLRFAPR; the protein is encoded by the coding sequence ATGCTGGATACAACAATAATTGAGAACAATTGGCGCTCTCGTGGCTTTAGTTTTGAGCTTTGGGAAGATCACCCAGGTCAAATTTGGAAGGATTTTAGGCATGAAACAGATGAGTTATTCATGTTGCTTGAAGGTGAAGTTATTTTAACCGTGGGCAATAAAACGTTAAAACCTGCTATTGGAGAAGAAGTATTGATTCCAGCAGGAGTAGATCATACGGTTCAAACCAGTTCCACCACAGGAAGCCGTTGGTATTATGGTTACAACCTACGTTTCGCACCAAGATAA
- a CDS encoding aminoglycoside phosphotransferase family protein, which produces MNRSQLETICKKLKMNQLFDLPQRVYGGLLHKMWCLKCNGSPFAVKQLNSSIQLTEKVKFQYELTEEIAFQFSQRTFPAVHALKLENNYLILSEDEAFLVYPWITAKALDKDAISEMHALKIATLLAKIHRINLNIPQLSAQEFDIHPNEKISVLIDQSASKNLVFKEQLKRNQRVIIELNDIYQKAIPILQSSSVVSHGDLDQKNVLWDKNATPFLIDWESARKLNPTYEIVNCALDWSGITTPLFNKTLFIKMLKTYASSGITINQDHLEAAFYGVLGNWINWLVYNINRSFSSDKEQQDIGIEQVLQVLPTIIQVKASIPELTQLVTHELGITF; this is translated from the coding sequence GTGAATAGAAGTCAACTAGAAACAATCTGTAAAAAATTAAAGATGAACCAACTTTTTGACTTGCCTCAAAGAGTCTATGGCGGTCTTTTACATAAAATGTGGTGTCTGAAGTGCAATGGCTCGCCGTTTGCTGTAAAACAACTCAATAGCAGCATCCAATTGACTGAAAAAGTTAAATTCCAATATGAATTGACAGAAGAGATAGCTTTCCAATTTTCCCAGCGTACTTTTCCCGCAGTTCATGCTCTAAAATTAGAAAATAATTACTTAATTCTTTCAGAAGATGAGGCCTTTCTTGTTTATCCTTGGATAACAGCAAAAGCATTGGATAAAGACGCTATATCTGAGATGCATGCTCTTAAAATAGCCACTCTTTTGGCTAAAATTCATCGTATTAATCTTAATATTCCCCAGCTAAGTGCTCAAGAATTTGATATTCATCCCAATGAAAAAATTAGTGTGTTAATAGACCAGTCAGCAAGCAAAAATTTGGTGTTTAAGGAGCAATTAAAAAGGAATCAACGAGTAATAATTGAGCTTAACGATATCTATCAAAAAGCAATACCTATTCTACAAAGTAGTAGTGTAGTAAGCCATGGTGATTTGGATCAAAAAAATGTTTTATGGGATAAAAATGCTACTCCATTTCTCATTGATTGGGAGTCTGCGCGAAAACTTAATCCCACTTATGAAATAGTCAATTGTGCTCTTGATTGGAGTGGAATTACTACTCCGCTGTTTAATAAAACTTTATTTATAAAAATGCTAAAAACATATGCGTCTTCTGGAATAACAATAAATCAGGATCATTTGGAAGCTGCTTTTTATGGTGTTCTTGGCAATTGGATCAATTGGCTAGTATATAATATAAACCGTTCTTTTAGTTCTGATAAAGAGCAGCAGGACATTGGTATTGAGCAGGTGCTTCAGGTTTTACCTACTATTATTCAAGTCAAGGCAAGTATTCCAGAATTAACTCAATTAGTAACACATGAATTAGGAATAACCTTTTAA
- a CDS encoding class I SAM-dependent DNA methyltransferase yields MKKLDTYQSLCTEVYDLSKPNAPQNEYSFYRSYAVEAKGPILEPMCGTGRFLLPLVEEGFDVHGFDASQPMLERLHAKAISKNLKPKVWHGFIEDLNQSNQYSLIFIPSGSFGLITEKADIQKALKIIFEHMEDKGLFVFEVETRQAVPKELGIWRGSRWPKEDGTLIVLSQLATLDNDVCYSIGKYDLVDNNCVVQTEVEEYKIRIYQDPSFLRNLLTEVGFSNVRMVKGFDRNSSPDEKDESIVFECRK; encoded by the coding sequence ATGAAAAAACTAGATACCTATCAGAGCCTGTGTACTGAAGTATATGATTTAAGTAAACCTAATGCACCACAAAATGAGTACTCATTCTATCGAAGCTATGCTGTAGAAGCTAAGGGCCCCATTTTAGAACCTATGTGCGGCACAGGTCGATTTTTATTACCTTTGGTTGAAGAAGGATTTGATGTTCATGGCTTTGATGCAAGTCAGCCAATGCTAGAACGATTGCATGCAAAAGCTATTAGCAAAAACCTTAAGCCAAAAGTCTGGCATGGTTTTATTGAAGATTTAAATCAATCCAATCAATATTCTTTAATTTTTATACCCAGTGGTTCATTTGGCCTCATCACAGAAAAGGCGGATATCCAAAAAGCCTTAAAAATCATTTTTGAACATATGGAAGATAAAGGACTCTTTGTATTTGAAGTAGAGACACGTCAAGCCGTGCCTAAAGAATTAGGTATATGGAGAGGCTCAAGATGGCCTAAAGAAGATGGAACACTTATAGTCTTAAGCCAATTAGCCACGCTTGATAATGATGTTTGTTACTCTATTGGCAAATATGACTTGGTTGATAACAACTGTGTAGTGCAAACAGAGGTTGAGGAATACAAAATTCGCATTTATCAAGACCCTTCTTTCTTGCGCAATTTGCTTACTGAGGTTGGTTTCAGCAATGTGCGGATGGTTAAAGGATTTGACCGAAACTCATCACCTGATGAAAAAGACGAAAGTATTGTTTTTGAATGTAGAAAATAA
- a CDS encoding phosphotransferase, translating to MNNLLPLFKWGTDCLVSNGYSIEHSPEIVLSTPWSHVIRFATSTENFYLKQTPPSLFLSNEPKIIRLLSSQFHANVPDVIEINNDLHCFLMRDAGISLRQTLKTNFMPELLFQAIKQYAAIQRRAEDCIARFLKLGVPDWRLNQLPFLYDHMLKQTAFLKAEGLTDKELQTLHSLSLKFSAQCKLLASFRIPETIGYHDFHDKNVLLDPNTKKMTFVDWGETAIIHPFFSLHTSLEQSITHHGVTEDDSIYQQLQDACLENWLEFATKEQLLSAFLLAKKIRLFWNILASNQFILSVDRQAYQAYYTNQNSPIADGFRTFLENIH from the coding sequence ATGAATAATCTACTACCACTTTTTAAATGGGGAACCGATTGCCTAGTTTCTAATGGCTACTCAATAGAACACTCGCCAGAAATTGTATTGTCAACACCATGGTCTCATGTGATCCGCTTTGCAACATCAACAGAAAATTTTTATTTAAAACAAACACCACCATCCCTATTTCTATCCAATGAGCCCAAGATCATTCGGCTTTTATCTTCCCAATTCCATGCCAATGTGCCTGATGTAATCGAGATCAACAATGATTTACATTGTTTTCTAATGAGAGATGCAGGTATTTCTTTGCGTCAAACGCTTAAAACTAATTTCATGCCAGAGCTATTATTCCAAGCAATAAAGCAATATGCCGCAATCCAACGCAGAGCAGAAGATTGCATCGCAAGGTTTCTCAAACTAGGCGTACCTGATTGGCGATTAAATCAATTACCTTTTCTTTATGATCACATGTTAAAGCAAACTGCTTTTTTAAAAGCAGAGGGTCTAACGGATAAAGAATTACAAACATTACACAGTCTAAGTTTGAAATTTTCAGCTCAGTGCAAATTATTAGCAAGCTTTAGGATCCCTGAAACCATAGGTTATCACGATTTTCATGATAAGAATGTTCTTCTTGATCCAAATACTAAAAAAATGACGTTTGTTGATTGGGGCGAGACGGCTATCATTCATCCATTTTTTTCGTTGCATACCTCTCTGGAACAATCGATTACTCACCATGGAGTAACAGAAGATGATTCAATCTACCAGCAACTTCAAGATGCTTGCCTTGAAAATTGGTTAGAATTCGCGACAAAGGAACAGCTATTAAGTGCGTTCCTTTTAGCCAAAAAAATCCGGCTGTTTTGGAATATACTCGCATCTAATCAGTTTATACTGAGTGTGGATCGACAAGCCTACCAAGCCTATTATACCAATCAGAATAGCCCGATTGCAGATGGCTTTAGAACGTTTCTTGAGAATATCCATTAA
- a CDS encoding helix-turn-helix transcriptional regulator yields the protein MSRTERLFDLIQLLRRHRLPVSGKNLSEELGVSLRTLYRDIITLQSFGAPIEGEPGVGYVLKPGFMLPPLMFSDDEIEAMVLGSRWVAQRADTQLKTAAQNVLAKISAVLPSDLKRQLEASGLLVPPGKCIESKDSDLILIRKAIRLERKMEVEYQDLQNNHSTRILWPIALGFFDEVHLMVAWCELRQDFRHFRTDRILQLSIKEQKYSSTRQSLLKKWRTLHNIPPSY from the coding sequence ATGTCCCGAACTGAACGTTTATTTGATTTAATTCAATTATTACGACGTCATCGATTACCCGTTAGTGGCAAAAATCTTTCAGAAGAATTAGGCGTGAGCCTACGAACTCTTTACCGAGATATAATAACCTTACAATCCTTTGGCGCGCCAATCGAAGGTGAGCCCGGTGTCGGTTATGTGCTAAAACCTGGATTTATGTTACCTCCTTTAATGTTTTCAGATGATGAAATTGAAGCAATGGTATTAGGATCACGTTGGGTTGCACAACGAGCAGATACTCAACTTAAAACTGCTGCTCAAAATGTGCTTGCAAAAATTTCAGCAGTTTTGCCTTCTGATTTAAAACGGCAACTGGAAGCTTCGGGGCTGTTAGTCCCTCCAGGAAAATGTATTGAAAGTAAGGATAGTGATCTTATTCTCATTCGCAAAGCAATACGTTTAGAGCGAAAGATGGAAGTAGAATATCAAGATCTACAAAACAATCATTCGACACGAATACTCTGGCCTATCGCGCTCGGTTTTTTTGATGAAGTGCATCTTATGGTGGCTTGGTGTGAATTAAGGCAGGATTTTCGCCACTTCAGGACCGATAGAATTCTTCAATTATCCATTAAAGAGCAAAAATATTCTTCAACGCGGCAATCCCTTTTAAAGAAATGGCGTACCCTGCATAATATTCCCCCATCCTATTGA
- a CDS encoding GNAT family N-acetyltransferase, with amino-acid sequence MITIAYLKHHSECIPALAKIWHEVLGKIWVPDVPISRVEENLRNHLNIEQLPLTVVAFDEDKPVGMCSLRVNDGIHPELTPWLGSLVVSPSHQKQGIAKQLIHRVKEEAEALGFKNLYLFAFDPAIPEYYSRLGWRTIGMDEFKGHPVTVMEIML; translated from the coding sequence ATGATAACAATAGCCTATCTAAAACATCACTCCGAATGCATTCCGGCGCTTGCTAAGATTTGGCATGAAGTATTAGGAAAAATTTGGGTTCCTGATGTGCCCATTTCACGTGTAGAAGAAAATTTAAGAAATCATTTAAACATCGAACAGTTACCGCTCACTGTTGTTGCTTTTGATGAAGACAAGCCTGTTGGGATGTGCTCTTTACGCGTGAATGATGGGATACATCCTGAATTAACTCCATGGCTAGGTTCGTTAGTGGTATCGCCAAGCCATCAAAAACAAGGCATTGCAAAACAGCTTATTCACCGAGTCAAAGAAGAGGCTGAAGCATTAGGGTTTAAAAATCTTTATCTTTTTGCTTTTGATCCTGCCATTCCAGAATATTACAGTCGTCTTGGTTGGCGCACGATTGGCATGGACGAATTTAAAGGACATCCTGTCACCGTTATGGAGATAATGTTGTGA
- a CDS encoding GNAT family N-acetyltransferase, translating to MNIKELHSTLKVETATLDDYPTIQNMARFYVYELSRDCGFISDDWALPSDGLYESFDFKNYFEEPERKAFLINVGNELAGFALLNQEGIYPDTAWNMGEFFITAKFQGKGLGYLVSSELWKMHPGLWEVSVIPENKRGLSFWRKTISKITMGNFQEEIKTINYDPHQPQRVIFRFDSTAHECSKPLESKKEYQIQFVDELDEATEKRMTKGFIAYEAQHGIDVNYRRFSVTISAAQGEVFGVINAYTAFSEIYVDDIWVDSTHRGKGYGRQLLLALEHHFKGQGFNNINLVTSAFQAPEFYKKCGFIAEFTRINKKNPKLSKTFFVKFFNEESETQGILKATHSE from the coding sequence GTGAATATCAAAGAATTACACTCTACTTTAAAAGTTGAGACAGCAACATTAGATGATTATCCGACCATCCAAAACATGGCACGATTTTATGTATATGAGCTCTCGCGTGACTGTGGTTTTATTTCAGATGATTGGGCTTTGCCTTCCGATGGTCTGTATGAGAGCTTTGACTTTAAAAATTACTTTGAAGAGCCGGAAAGAAAAGCCTTTCTGATTAATGTGGGTAATGAATTAGCAGGTTTTGCCCTATTAAATCAAGAAGGAATTTACCCGGATACTGCATGGAATATGGGCGAGTTTTTTATTACTGCTAAGTTTCAAGGTAAAGGTTTAGGTTATTTAGTTTCCTCTGAATTATGGAAAATGCATCCAGGCTTATGGGAGGTTTCTGTGATTCCAGAAAATAAGCGAGGGCTTAGTTTTTGGCGCAAAACTATTTCAAAAATTACAATGGGCAATTTCCAGGAAGAAATTAAAACAATCAATTATGATCCGCATCAACCACAACGAGTTATTTTTCGTTTTGATAGTACAGCACATGAATGCAGCAAGCCTTTAGAAAGCAAGAAAGAATATCAAATCCAATTTGTTGATGAACTTGATGAGGCCACAGAAAAACGAATGACTAAAGGATTCATTGCCTATGAAGCCCAACATGGTATTGATGTTAATTATCGACGTTTTTCAGTGACCATTTCTGCTGCCCAAGGAGAGGTTTTTGGAGTGATTAATGCCTATACAGCATTTTCTGAAATTTATGTAGATGATATTTGGGTGGACAGTACTCATCGTGGTAAAGGGTATGGCAGGCAGTTATTGCTTGCTCTTGAACATCACTTCAAAGGTCAGGGCTTTAATAATATCAATTTGGTGACCAGTGCTTTTCAAGCTCCAGAGTTTTATAAGAAGTGCGGTTTCATAGCAGAATTTACCAGAATCAATAAAAAAAATCCCAAGTTAAGCAAAACCTTTTTTGTTAAATTTTTTAACGAAGAGTCAGAGACACAAGGCATTCTTAAGGCGACTCATAGTGAATAG
- a CDS encoding SDR family oxidoreductase yields the protein MTNINNNKAALVTGASHGIGLELAKILLGDGWVVYGTGRDVSSLEDTKALFPRFVPIQSDFTRNSDIEQVAKIINDSGISLHLLVQNAGMKSPPRPLTEYDCDSIDEVFQVNLLAPMKLTALLAVRMPEKARILFVTSRAATLKLKESSTYCASKAGLDEVTAIVRKELAEKNIGVSCVIPGEVDTRIQKILRETTSFHLHKMFDEAYQSGQLISPETCAEFLKWFLCDLSFDEFKQSNMPVSIYEEWHHPFWLKDRNQLPPFPF from the coding sequence ATGACGAACATCAACAATAATAAAGCTGCATTAGTGACCGGAGCCAGCCATGGAATTGGTCTTGAACTTGCTAAAATTCTTTTAGGTGACGGCTGGGTTGTCTATGGAACAGGACGGGATGTGAGCAGTTTAGAGGATACTAAAGCGCTATTTCCTCGTTTTGTTCCCATTCAATCGGATTTTACTCGCAATAGTGATATTGAACAGGTTGCTAAAATTATTAATGATTCTGGAATATCGCTTCATCTTTTAGTTCAAAATGCAGGAATGAAAAGTCCTCCACGTCCATTAACCGAATATGATTGTGACAGTATTGATGAAGTGTTTCAGGTTAATTTATTAGCTCCAATGAAACTTACGGCACTACTTGCGGTACGGATGCCTGAGAAGGCTCGGATTTTATTTGTTACATCAAGAGCAGCTACTCTGAAACTTAAAGAAAGTTCAACATACTGTGCCAGCAAAGCGGGTTTGGATGAAGTAACTGCTATTGTGAGAAAAGAGTTAGCAGAGAAAAATATTGGTGTGTCTTGTGTTATTCCAGGGGAAGTGGATACAAGAATTCAAAAAATTTTAAGAGAAACAACTTCATTTCATTTACATAAAATGTTTGATGAAGCTTATCAGTCCGGTCAATTAATAAGCCCGGAAACTTGCGCGGAATTCCTTAAATGGTTTCTTTGCGACTTATCTTTTGATGAATTTAAGCAAAGCAATATGCCTGTTTCCATCTATGAAGAATGGCATCATCCATTTTGGCTTAAAGATAGGAATCAGTTACCTCCTTTTCCTTTCTAA
- a CDS encoding DUF167 domain-containing protein — MEQQDDLLVSVWCKKKNNALILSLLIQPGAKCNQVVCTVGEELKIKIAAPSTEDKANMELVRYLSVLFKVPKSQIKIKRGLKSRHKIIEVIGCGVDALQWCKI; from the coding sequence ATGGAACAGCAAGATGATTTACTTGTATCTGTTTGGTGTAAAAAAAAGAATAATGCATTAATTCTTAGTTTGCTTATTCAACCAGGTGCCAAATGCAATCAAGTAGTATGTACTGTTGGAGAGGAACTAAAGATAAAAATCGCGGCACCTTCTACTGAAGATAAAGCCAACATGGAATTAGTGCGATACCTGTCTGTCTTATTCAAAGTCCCTAAAAGTCAAATTAAAATAAAGAGAGGCCTTAAGTCTCGACACAAGATCATTGAAGTCATTGGTTGTGGTGTTGATGCTCTTCAGTGGTGTAAAATTTAA